From a region of the Myxococcaceae bacterium JPH2 genome:
- a CDS encoding glycoside hydrolase family 6 protein — MSTRLSPSWSFLRRVSLTFASALVLGCGPSVEPSSDAPLGVAPQPVVTELVVNGTFTNGSVSPWWSGANTASAVENGQLRVNVTGGTANAWDAPIGQDNIALVSGQSYTLAFTATATASVSVRATVQLGVSPYTAPLDQQVAVDGTSRRFTYTFTSSLTTTGGQVTFQLGGRGAFTLRLDDITLTTGSPGTGGTGPLGMTSGFYTDPNSNSASWVSQNGGDSRAASIQSSIASKAGAKWFGNWSGDIASAVSSYVGAADTADKLPILVAYNVPGRDCGGQSSGGAGSAAAYQTWIAAFASAIGNRPAVVIIEPDAVAQLDCLPSDAERTVRLNLLRYATEQFRDHAPNTWAYLDGGNAQWIAADTMAQRLESAGAHNIRGFAVNVSNFYTTAQSTTYGAAVNASLNTRYGYTLPFVVDTSRNGNGSDGNWCNPAGRKLGAVSQTQASGAEMLLWVKVPGDSDGQCGIAPGVPAGTFSPDLAVRLINGT, encoded by the coding sequence ATGTCGACCCGTCTCTCCCCCTCGTGGTCCTTCCTTCGTCGTGTCTCGCTGACGTTCGCCTCGGCGCTCGTCCTCGGTTGTGGTCCCTCGGTCGAGCCGTCCTCGGACGCGCCCCTGGGCGTCGCGCCCCAGCCCGTCGTCACGGAGCTGGTGGTCAATGGCACCTTCACCAACGGCTCGGTATCTCCGTGGTGGAGCGGCGCCAACACCGCCTCGGCGGTGGAGAACGGGCAGCTGCGCGTCAATGTCACGGGCGGCACCGCGAACGCGTGGGACGCGCCCATCGGGCAGGACAACATCGCGCTGGTGAGTGGCCAGTCGTACACGCTGGCCTTCACCGCGACGGCCACGGCGAGCGTGTCGGTGCGCGCGACGGTGCAGCTCGGCGTGTCGCCGTACACCGCGCCGTTGGATCAACAGGTGGCGGTGGATGGCACCTCGCGGCGCTTCACGTACACGTTCACCTCGTCGCTCACCACGACGGGGGGACAGGTCACCTTCCAACTCGGCGGGCGCGGCGCGTTCACGCTGCGCTTGGATGACATCACCCTCACCACGGGGTCGCCGGGCACGGGCGGAACGGGGCCGCTGGGCATGACGAGCGGCTTCTACACGGACCCCAACTCCAACTCGGCGTCCTGGGTGAGCCAGAACGGCGGGGACTCGCGCGCGGCCAGCATCCAGTCCTCCATCGCGAGCAAGGCGGGCGCGAAGTGGTTCGGCAACTGGAGCGGTGACATCGCGTCGGCGGTGTCGAGCTACGTCGGCGCGGCGGACACGGCGGACAAGCTGCCCATCCTCGTGGCGTACAATGTCCCGGGCCGCGACTGTGGTGGCCAGTCTTCGGGAGGCGCGGGGAGCGCGGCGGCCTATCAGACGTGGATCGCCGCCTTCGCGTCTGCCATCGGCAATCGCCCCGCCGTGGTCATCATCGAGCCGGACGCGGTGGCCCAGCTGGACTGCCTCCCCAGCGACGCGGAGCGGACGGTGCGGCTCAACCTGCTGCGCTACGCCACCGAGCAGTTCCGCGACCACGCGCCCAACACGTGGGCCTACCTGGATGGAGGCAACGCGCAGTGGATCGCCGCGGACACCATGGCGCAGCGGCTGGAGTCGGCGGGCGCGCACAACATCCGAGGCTTCGCGGTGAACGTCTCCAACTTCTACACCACCGCCCAGTCGACGACGTACGGGGCGGCGGTCAACGCGTCGCTCAACACGCGCTACGGCTACACGCTGCCCTTCGTGGTGGACACCAGCCGCAACGGCAATGGCTCGGATGGAAACTGGTGCAATCCGGCGGGGCGCAAGCTGGGCGCGGTGTCCCAGACGCAGGCGAGCGGCGCGGAGATGCTGCTGTGGGTCAAGGTGCCGGGCGACTCGGATGGCCAGTGTGGCATCGCGCCCGGTGTCCCGGCGGGGACGTTCAGTCCGGACCTGGCCGTGCGCCTCATCAACGGCACGTAA